The Labrus mixtus chromosome 14, fLabMix1.1, whole genome shotgun sequence nucleotide sequence ATTTGGCATATAAGGTGAATAAATCAACAGTAATAAGGGTTACAATAACAAAACAGTCACTCAgaagacagtgaacatctattCCAGTCAGAGAAAGAGGCGTCTTTTGTTGCACTAGGTGAGCCATTCATTGTCTTTAATTCTCAGTCACTGTATGCTGAATGGTAATCTTGTGATAATGTGCTCAGGTCGGGGTGTTTGAAAGAATCTGGCAAAGATTGTGCCAAGTGCAAGTGTAGTTTTCAGAGTGTAGTTTCCTGTGCTTGCATCTATAATGCTGCACCACAGTCACCTCTGTATGCGTAGTGATGAGCGTGATGAGCTGGGCAAGTTCGGGTTATTTGGCCTTGGCAGCAGGGGCGGATCCAGTGGGTGGTCAGGGTGACCAGGGCCCACCTTGAAATCTGATGTGTCACCCTGTGTTGCTAGTAGCtgtctttgcatttcaatgtgGCACTTTGGATATTTTCAAATTCTAATTAGCgaaaaaaaggattttcaaaTTGTGATTCATTGACCATGACACACACGTTCTAAcagaaatgacttttttttttttttttttaccagcaggATTCTTTGGGGCATGCCCTCTCTCAGGCTGACATCAGTCCTGCTGGATTCAGAAAGCATGCTGGGAAGAACATCCAACAGCAGATCTCCCCATGACCTTAGAGAGGACAGGTACACAGAACAGTATTAATATTAATCCTTGAGTTTATGCAGTCCAATCATGGAGACTTCCTTTAAATCATAGTTTAGCAGCTCATGATCCCAATGGTGTTACACTGCCCACCCCCCTGTATTACACTGTCCCCCCATGTTACAGTGTTCCCCTGTGTAAGCCCTGCACCCCCACCCTAATGTTACTGTGTCTGGGGGTCTTATGTACATTCTCTGGTAGGTGCTGAGGGTCAGGTGGGTGGAGTGATGGACTCCTGCTGGAGTGCTGGCCTGATGGATGGTTCCTCTGGGGAAGTACAGAAGATCTCCTTCCTGAagagaagacaacaaacactGGTTGTTAATAAATGATTCACAGCAGTGTGCAGGgcattaaaacatttctctgtGAAAACACTTCAGAGACAGTCACATGATACTGATGCTTGTTGCACTAatgttaaacaaagaaaaccatgATGACATATGACACTAAACGTGTGTGTTGAAAGCTTCAAGAAGCAATAAAGAAGCTGAGAAACTGGATCTGTACTGATTTCAAGAGAAGAACTTTCCCcttaaaatgtttcagtgtgaTCTGTTTGTAAAGAGATGAAGGCTGCTTCATGTCTGAAACCTCCAGGAAACTGAAGATCTCATGTTCTGCTCCTTCACAGGACAAACTGACTCACAAGTGTGAGCCTTACCATACTCCAGTAGGTGCTTgatttttacaccacaggtgaCTCAAGGATGCTGGAATCAAGGCAATGTTTTCAAAGAAGAAGCTAAATGTGAGACGACCAGTGAAAAAGGTAGAAACGAGAAAGACAGTGGACAGTagagagagcaaagagaagTGATGAGGACAGAAGAGTGTAAGATGTTTGGATCCAAGAGAAGAGACCAACTGAAGCATGGGGGAGGAACTGAGACAGTCCATGCAATACCTTTTGGAACTTTGCATAGTTACGTAAACACAATCGGTACCTACATACcttcagtgtgatgtcatgtgtGGGGCTGCCGATCCTGTCCTCTGACTCCACGCTGTACTCTGTTGCCAGGGCAACAGTAGGACTGTAGAGACGCCAGTGTTTCTGTCCCTCCAGCTGCAGAATAAACACCTGAGCAGAAAATACAGAATCAACATGAGAATGAATGCATCAAACGGACGACTCGGAGAATGTACCTGCTGCCTGCTGATCTAACACTCACTGAGTCAGGCTAATGTAGTGCTAAACATTCTGAAAGTATGACAACATGAAAGTGACCATTTAAAGCTAAGCACCAGTAGATGTTGCAGAAACTGTGCAGACCATCCTGGTTTGACATGACTGGACTGCTGctgtgttaccatggtgataCTGTTGGGGCTGCACATGATAACTGTAGACAGAAGGTGGCAGCAGAGTGCTTGAACGCGGATTATTTTACTCTAATACTCGCTGTGTTCAGGGGTTTGCTCCGGCACTTCCCCAAAAGGACTACAGCTGGAAGTGTAACACTGATATAGTATCACTGAATGATTCATTCCACATGTTAGCATGTCACGTGCTAAAGTTGACAGAGGAGGGGCCATGAAGTTGagctaaattaaaataatttcatcTTAAAACACATGCTGCTTGTTCTGATAGAATAATAACCCCTCAAAACCCTTTTTGTGCGTCAGCCctgaaaaatgatttaaataatttcaaCCATAAAATTGTGACTACTAGCCAATTAATGGACCGACTAGTCGTGCGCAGCCTGCCGCTTTTGATCACTGAGGTGAAAATGTTATTTCTAGTGGTGAGACAGACTGTGGTCATCATGCAGATCATGCAGGACTTGTAGCTCCTCCCACATCAAAGTGTGAGTTGATTCACACTGTGCAGGGAAACAAGACACCACACAAACTGAGACTCCAAACCATAATATGATCGGACCATGGAAGAAAAGAAGTGATACAATCTggagtctgtaaaaaaaaaactctgataaAGATCTAATTCTGAATTATAACCATAGCACAGTCCAGGTATGActcaaatacataaaacatgatcaaatattACTCAAAACCGTGATATGATCTGAACTGTGACTCAAAACTGTGGTCAACTAATTTACACAAAgagtgttgcaaattagcatctGCTATAAACACTATGATACTTGAATTGGattgctgttttgtgtttgtctatgtGTATTGTTTCTGACCCTGTCAAATAAACCATaacataaagaataaaaagactGTGACTGTAATCCTGTTCTCCTGAtatgtttataaataaaaaacacttaaaacatgGTGGAAACACTCTGGTATAGCTTTGCTTGTAAGAAGATGTGTGGGGGCTTAGTGGTTTCAGGGCTCAGTCATTTAGACTGGTGTAGTCCAGTGGTACCTCGACATCATCGTAGTGAGCTGGGAGACCCTGAGAATCCTCCGGTGTGATGTAGACATTTGAGCCCACCAAGGTGCCGAAGAAACACTCCAGATTCTCCTGGATCTTCCACAGTTCGTCctaatacagagagagagagagagagggagagagagagagagagagagagagagagagagaggacatgaagaaacacagagattcTGTTGGCCTGAGGTCAAACATGTCTAAGAAGAAGTTCACAGGAGTGTTTGTAGCTCATTGTTTATAATCATTTCAAACGATATAACTATCACTACTCATATACTCCCATGCATCCTTTACAATGTGATGAACATTAAACAGAATGGACCTCCACTTCTCCTGAGCTGCTGTCCAACTAACATGAATggattaataataatactaatagaCACTGAAGTGTGACTTGCGGTGTATGAAGCGCtctgagtcgtcagaagactagaaaaactctgtacaagctcaagcccAGTGGTTCTATTGTAgctggtaaatggacttgagcttgtatattacttttctagtcttcaaactactcaaagagctttttcaccgcaggtcacacctacacactcacacactggtGGCAGAGGCTGCTCAGTTAAGGTACCAtcattcatacgctgctgacgaagcagtgggagcaactttgggtgaagtgtcttgccgaaggacacatcggacatgtggccacaggagctggggatcaaacccctggtTACCACCTTCAGGTTAAGAGATgatcgactctaccaactgagcgaGTTGGCCGTTTCAATGTCTGCGCGAGGTTACATTATATATGTTTAAAGCAACCACTGAAGCCTGGCGTACACTGGACAATTGTAGACATTTGGGGATGAAATGtcggctcacactgtacgactaaACCACTTAAGACACTCGACCAAAGCTCACAATTTACAATATGTGCTCACACTATATGACCAGATTGTCGGCAGATCctcagagctcacactgtacgagttaaATCAAAACGGTGCAGTCACAATTTACAACCTAGGCCTCCACACGATTGTTAAAAAGTACATGTGCTGAGTGAGTAAAGCTTTGACCTGGATTGAATGCTGCTTTCTTCACTGAGACTCTGCAGAGGGGTATAGTGGCACTACATTTCTTTCACATTATGATGATACATTTTCCAGTGGCTGAACTGTGGGGGGTGGTCTGAACAGCCAACTGTGCATCCCGTCTCTCACCTTAAACCTCTGCGGCTGGTGGAATTGGATGGTGGCCTTATTCTGGAGCAGGTTCTTGTTGAGGACGCTGTGCTTGACATGCCCCTCCTTGTTGAGATCTTTCTTTTGGCCGTTGACGCAGCGGACCACGTTAACGTCGCTGTAGTACTGAAGACCCTCAGAGCACAGAGCCGGCAGGTCCGACAGCTGGAACAGAGACCTGTGGTAGGCGGCGACGGAGGGGTCAGACCTCTGCAGGTGGAGTGGCTTCTTCTCCCAGAACTCCCTAAAGAAGGTGTCTGAGTTTAGAGGCTGCAGGAGGCCGCTGAACACGTCTGCAGGGCTGTGGAAGCtcaggggggagaggagagccGGGGGGTCGCCGGGCTCCACTCGGCCCTGTTTGGGAGCGAGCTGCTCTTCCTCACTGCTCCGTCGCTTGACCTTGCTCTTCTTTGGCATTTTGATCTGAGGAAACAGGACGAGAGCAAAGTCAGAGGAATCTGGAAAAACTGTGAAACGGTGGCGGTATTACTACACAGAGTTAAAAGTCCCAGTCATTCTGTTCTCTATGTCGGCACTCATCGAAAGCCTCTGGTCACATCAGACTACTAACTGTTGTTTCATAAAAATGACAGTAGTTGGTCTATGTTTAGATGAGCTCCACATGCGCCAAAAATGTAGCATAACATGATTATTCAAAACTATAGACAAATGTGCTTAATATAAAGTAGATGGTCTGCTGAAATGTaaagccacacacaaacacaaacaacaacatgagtgCATTCAATTTTGACTTGCTTGAAAAGAGCACAATCGagcactgacattttttttgtgggcAGGCATATGAATTATGAAATAAACAATAGATTATAATGTGTTAAAACTTGcgaatactttttattttttattttaaaaaaaaaaagtgatatcaCTCTCCAGTTCGTCAAAGCGTGCTGATTTTCAAATACAACAGCACGACTTCCGGTGTGATATTACTTTCCTATTACAGATTTATTAGTTAACCGAATAGTTAGGATTTAAACGTTatggggatttattttttattttttacagtctatgggggaaaAACATCCTACATTTAGAGCAGGTTTCAGAGGTTGTTATACGTGTGTCTGCCACCAGATGTCGCCATCTACTCATTTTAAAGCGCACACAATTCAGATGTTGATTCAGCAgctaaaacagagaaaagtataatGAATCTTTATCCTCTCATCATAACATGTCtgatgatatgtgtgtgtgtgtgtgtgtgtgtgtgtgtgtgtgtgtgtgtgtgtgtgtgtgtgtgtgtgtattagggGTTGTTCACTGCGATACACTGACAGAGGTTTAATGCCTGCGGAGTgtgtcgcacacacacactgatgttacACCCTGTGCACCGTGTACAGGAGGTTATACAGTAAGTCAAGTTTAAAGCAGGTTAGTGGGTCTACACCGCATACAGTGCTGAGTCCGACATGTAAGAGCAGAGCAGTGATTATTCACTCACCTCTCTGTTATGGGTCCCTCACACTGCTACACGTGAACCCAGCGCGCTGTGTCCCACTAAATATGTCCGACTGGAAACAAAAACGGAGACTACCAATGTGTCAGGACgctgctctttttttcaaaccttaATGTGAACAGTCTATGATTTCAACAGCTTTATTTCAGCtttatgtaggctacatttttttgtttcttgaataAAATAGACAGAGCTGTTGACCTTTGTCATACCTGCAGCCTATAGTGAAAAGTAaccttttgtaatgttaaaacaacctcaaaaatgcaacaaaaccCAAATGTCCGTAATGTAGGTGATTTACAGATAGAGCAATCTGTAGCCTAACTATAAATTGTCAGCGACATAATGACCTGTTGTTAGTTATGCTCCAAATGCTGCTCCTCCGGGTGGAAACATAACAGAGCAAAACTATCAACAGGAACCCTGAAGAGACGTCCTCTAAAACACCTGCAGCTTAACCTGCTGGTTATGGAGACAGCAAAAGTCTGCACCATGTTTTAGAGTCCATAAAGACTGCCTATAGGTTACAACACATGGATCTTAGTTAAGTTTACAGAACCGAATGTCTTATAatgctgctgaaaaaaatacaCCTTAAAAACTAAACACATAACTCCAATAAAGAGTTATTTTAATAGAAAGGTACAAACACTGCAGGACTCTCAGGTAAAGAACAAGAAGCAGTAAACAAAACTGAGAAATGT carries:
- the riox2 gene encoding ribosomal oxygenase 2 encodes the protein MPKKSKVKRRSSEEEQLAPKQGRVEPGDPPALLSPLSFHSPADVFSGLLQPLNSDTFFREFWEKKPLHLQRSDPSVAAYHRSLFQLSDLPALCSEGLQYYSDVNVVRCVNGQKKDLNKEGHVKHSVLNKNLLQNKATIQFHQPQRFKDELWKIQENLECFFGTLVGSNVYITPEDSQGLPAHYDDVEVFILQLEGQKHWRLYSPTVALATEYSVESEDRIGSPTHDITLKEGDLLYFPRGTIHQASTPAGVHHSTHLTLSTYQRMSWGDLLLDVLPSMLSESSRTDVSLREGMPQRILLGNSGSEDTCRRLAAHLRSLADVMETGKLEVRCTHLKRDFITNRLPPYSEQQIAPSGRIPAMEDVVCLRFKEHMVITVEPSQQRTEEATEQVVFVLHSLKNQRESHMMGEGDEDEDRDISRGLQFPLSHLQALQQLQKEEQVPVVQLQLHSQEEKLSLVLALWSECLLVAL